In one window of Caminicella sporogenes DSM 14501 DNA:
- the secA gene encoding preprotein translocase subunit SecA produces the protein MGFLSKIFGSFNDREVKRLFKIVDQIESFEDEMKSLSNEELRAKTQYFKEKLANGSTLDDILPEAFAVVREAADRTLGMRHYRVQLLGGIVLHQGRIAEMKTGEGKTLVATLPVYLNALTGKGVHVVTVNDYLAKRDKEWMGKIYEFLGLSVGCLVHGINNEERKAAYAADITYGTNNEFGFDYLRDNMVIFKEEMVQRELNYAIIDEVDSILIDEARTPLIISGAGAKSTHLYHLADSFVRTLKKDEDYTIDEKAKTVVLTDEGGIPKAEKYFGLENLADPANMEISHHINQALKAHTLMKRDIDYVVKDGEIVIVDEFTGRLMFGRRYSDGLHQAIEAKEGLEVRRESQTLATITLQNYFRMYNKLAGMTGTAKTEEDEFKHIYGMDVVVIPTNKPVIRQDLPDAVYKSIDGKFKAVVREIEERHKKGQPVLVGTISIENSEYLSKILKRKGIPHEVLNAKHHEREAEIVAQAGRYGAVTIATNMAGRGTDIVLGGNPEFMAKKELKKMGYDDYVISMVTSFTETDDDTILEARKTYKEIYSKVKKITDEEAKRVREVGGLHILGTERHESRRIDNQLRGRSGRQGDPGSSQFFISLEDDLMRLFGSEKIRGLVEKLGMEDDVPIEAKILSKSIETAQKKVESRNFAIRKHVLQYDDVMNKQREIIYRERRRVLEGENLKQHIWSMVEKIVDDSIEMYTAGTDYPEEWDLKGLEEHLHAIFLPKNVLKLDNLEDLTRESLREQILSIAKDLYDKKEKEISEERMRELERVILLRVVDTKWIDHIDAMEQLRQGITLRAIGNEDPVRAYQIEGFDMFNEMIKNIQEDTVKYVFNVTIETETKRQQVAKITDTRGADKALSGKTVVRKGKKVGRNDPCPCGSGKKYKKCCGK, from the coding sequence ATGGGTTTTTTAAGTAAGATATTTGGAAGTTTTAATGATAGAGAAGTAAAAAGACTATTTAAAATAGTTGATCAGATAGAATCATTTGAAGATGAGATGAAATCATTATCAAATGAAGAGTTGAGAGCTAAAACACAGTATTTTAAAGAAAAATTAGCTAATGGCAGTACTTTAGATGATATTTTACCAGAGGCTTTTGCAGTAGTAAGAGAGGCTGCTGATAGAACTCTTGGTATGAGACATTATAGAGTACAGCTTTTAGGTGGTATAGTTCTCCATCAAGGACGTATAGCAGAGATGAAAACTGGTGAAGGTAAAACTCTTGTTGCTACACTGCCGGTATATCTCAATGCTCTTACAGGCAAAGGAGTTCATGTTGTAACGGTAAATGACTACTTAGCAAAACGTGATAAAGAGTGGATGGGCAAAATATATGAATTTCTTGGATTATCTGTTGGCTGTTTAGTACATGGTATTAACAATGAAGAGAGGAAAGCAGCTTATGCTGCAGATATAACATATGGTACAAATAATGAGTTTGGTTTTGATTATTTAAGAGACAACATGGTTATTTTTAAAGAAGAAATGGTACAGAGAGAGCTTAATTATGCCATTATAGATGAGGTAGACAGCATTTTGATAGATGAAGCTAGAACACCTCTTATAATATCTGGAGCAGGTGCAAAATCAACTCATCTTTACCATCTTGCAGACAGTTTTGTAAGAACGTTGAAAAAAGACGAGGATTATACTATAGATGAAAAGGCTAAAACAGTAGTTTTGACTGATGAAGGCGGTATTCCAAAGGCTGAAAAATATTTTGGGCTTGAAAACTTGGCAGACCCGGCTAATATGGAGATTTCCCACCATATTAATCAAGCTCTTAAGGCACATACATTAATGAAAAGGGATATAGATTATGTAGTAAAAGATGGAGAGATAGTAATAGTTGATGAATTTACTGGAAGACTTATGTTTGGTAGAAGATATTCAGATGGACTTCATCAAGCTATAGAAGCTAAAGAAGGTCTTGAAGTAAGAAGAGAGTCTCAAACTCTTGCTACGATAACGCTTCAAAATTATTTTAGAATGTATAATAAGTTAGCTGGTATGACTGGTACAGCAAAGACAGAAGAAGATGAATTTAAACATATATATGGTATGGATGTAGTAGTTATTCCTACAAATAAACCAGTTATCAGACAAGATTTGCCGGATGCTGTGTATAAGTCTATTGACGGAAAGTTTAAGGCAGTTGTAAGGGAAATAGAAGAAAGACATAAAAAGGGACAGCCAGTTCTTGTAGGAACTATTTCTATAGAGAATTCAGAGTATTTGAGCAAGATTTTAAAGAGAAAGGGTATTCCGCATGAGGTATTAAATGCAAAGCATCATGAAAGAGAAGCTGAAATAGTTGCACAAGCTGGACGATATGGTGCTGTAACGATAGCTACCAATATGGCTGGGAGAGGGACTGACATTGTATTGGGCGGAAATCCTGAATTTATGGCTAAAAAAGAGCTTAAAAAGATGGGCTATGATGATTATGTAATATCTATGGTTACAAGTTTTACAGAAACAGATGATGATACTATTTTAGAAGCTAGAAAGACATACAAAGAAATATATAGTAAAGTAAAAAAGATAACTGATGAAGAAGCTAAGAGAGTAAGAGAAGTTGGAGGACTTCATATACTGGGTACAGAAAGACACGAATCTAGAAGGATAGACAATCAGTTAAGAGGGCGTTCAGGACGTCAAGGCGACCCGGGTTCTTCACAATTTTTCATATCACTTGAAGACGACCTCATGAGATTGTTTGGCAGTGAAAAAATTCGAGGATTAGTAGAAAAGCTTGGAATGGAAGATGATGTTCCTATAGAAGCTAAAATACTTTCAAAGTCTATAGAAACAGCTCAAAAGAAAGTGGAAAGTAGAAACTTTGCTATAAGAAAACATGTCCTTCAATATGATGATGTTATGAATAAGCAGAGGGAGATTATATATAGAGAAAGAAGAAGAGTACTAGAAGGCGAAAATCTTAAGCAGCATATTTGGAGTATGGTAGAGAAAATAGTAGATGATAGTATAGAGATGTATACTGCTGGGACAGATTATCCTGAAGAATGGGATTTAAAAGGTCTTGAAGAGCATTTACATGCAATTTTCTTGCCTAAAAATGTACTTAAACTTGATAATTTGGAAGACTTAACAAGAGAGAGTTTAAGAGAACAGATTCTTAGTATAGCTAAAGATTTATACGATAAGAAAGAAAAAGAAATATCTGAAGAGAGAATGAGAGAACTTGAGAGGGTAATTTTATTAAGAGTAGTTGATACTAAGTGGATTGACCATATAGATGCGATGGAGCAATTGAGACAAGGTATTACTCTTAGAGCTATAGGTAATGAAGACCCTGTTAGAGCATATCAAATAGAAGGTTTTGACATGTTCAATGAGATGATAAAAAATATTCAGGAAGATACAGTAAAATATGTTTTCAATGTTACAATTGAAACTGAAACAAAACGTCAGCAGGTTGCCAAAATAACTGATACAAGAGGTGCAGATAAAGCATTAAGTGGTAAAACTGTTGTAAGAAAAGGTAAAAAAGTGGGAAGAAATGACCCTTGTCCATGTGGAAGTGGAAAGAAATATAAGAAGTGTTGTGGAAAGTAA
- the prfB gene encoding peptide chain release factor 2 (programmed frameshift), which produces MLLLEQSLQDLKEIELSLKELSVSLDIENIKKEIKLLEEKMTEQKFWDNQSEAQKVLQQSKRLKDKVASFENLYNTWEEISLLAEMGIEENDSSVEKEVIKGIEDLKEKIEKLKIQTLLNGKYDKNNAILSIHSGAGGLDAQDWAEMLLRMYTRWADKMGYTVKILDILPDTEAGIKSAVLLIEGENAYGYLKSEKGVHRIIRISPFDPSGKRHTSFASVDVVPELDDDIEININPADLRIDTYRASGAGGQHVNKTESAVRITHIPTGIVVQCQNERSQHSNKNTAMKMLMAKLIELKEMEQKEEIEDLKGDYSQIAWGSQIRSYIFHPYNLVKDHRTNVEVGNVGAVMDGEIDKFINEYLKQKR; this is translated from the exons TTGCTGTTACTCGAACAGAGTTTACAGGATTTAAAGGAGATTGAGTTATCTTTAAAAGAATTGAGTGTTTCTCTT GACATAGAAAATATTAAAAAAGAGATAAAACTTTTAGAAGAAAAAATGACTGAGCAAAAATTTTGGGATAATCAAAGTGAAGCTCAAAAAGTTTTGCAACAGTCTAAAAGATTGAAAGATAAAGTAGCAAGTTTTGAAAATTTATATAATACTTGGGAAGAAATTAGTCTTCTTGCAGAGATGGGAATAGAAGAAAATGATTCGTCAGTAGAGAAAGAAGTTATTAAAGGAATAGAAGATTTGAAAGAAAAAATTGAAAAACTTAAAATACAAACACTTTTAAATGGAAAGTACGATAAAAATAATGCCATATTGTCGATACATTCTGGAGCAGGTGGTTTAGATGCTCAGGATTGGGCTGAAATGCTTCTCAGAATGTATACTAGATGGGCTGATAAAATGGGTTATACAGTTAAGATTCTTGATATACTTCCTGATACCGAAGCAGGAATAAAAAGTGCTGTATTGCTTATTGAAGGAGAAAATGCTTATGGTTATTTAAAGTCAGAAAAGGGAGTTCATAGGATAATTAGAATATCTCCTTTTGACCCATCTGGTAAAAGACATACTTCTTTTGCTTCGGTAGATGTAGTTCCGGAGCTCGATGATGACATTGAGATAAATATAAATCCTGCAGACCTTAGGATAGATACTTATAGGGCTTCAGGAGCAGGCGGACAGCATGTAAATAAGACAGAGTCTGCTGTTCGTATAACACATATTCCAACTGGTATAGTTGTCCAGTGTCAAAATGAACGTTCACAGCACAGTAATAAAAATACTGCTATGAAAATGCTTATGGCAAAGCTTATTGAGTTGAAAGAGATGGAGCAAAAAGAAGAAATAGAAGACTTAAAGGGAGATTATAGTCAAATTGCATGGGGAAGTCAAATACGTTCTTATATATTCCATCCTTACAATCTTGTAAAAGATCACAGAACAAATGTTGAGGTGGGAAATGTTGGAGCAGTTATGGATGGAGAAATAGATAAGTTTATTAATGAATATTTAAAACAAAAACGTTAA
- the flgN gene encoding flagellar export chaperone FlgN, whose amino-acid sequence MDSFEKIEKLIELSKEKKKVMENILGTIRLQKRFIELENIDAFLKQDELRQKYIKRIEELDYKFCTLFNKLKSDFNIDSIEKIDINKYSRVKNLKEVVCQILKLEQEIKTKEFENIQLLKENNNYLSNKFKFMKQGKKVVEKYNVYKNLSKDKKSTK is encoded by the coding sequence TTGGATAGTTTTGAAAAGATTGAAAAGTTAATAGAATTAAGCAAAGAAAAGAAAAAAGTGATGGAAAATATACTTGGAACTATAAGATTACAAAAAAGGTTTATTGAACTTGAGAATATAGATGCTTTTTTAAAACAAGATGAATTAAGGCAAAAATATATTAAAAGGATAGAAGAACTAGATTATAAATTTTGTACTTTATTTAATAAATTAAAATCTGATTTTAATATAGATTCAATTGAAAAAATAGACATAAACAAATATTCAAGAGTAAAAAATTTAAAAGAAGTCGTTTGTCAAATTTTAAAGTTAGAACAAGAGATAAAGACTAAAGAATTTGAAAATATACAGCTGTTAAAAGAAAATAATAATTATTTAAGTAATAAGTTTAAATTTATGAAACAAGGGAAAAAAGTAGTAGAGAAATATAATGTATATAAAAATCTAAGCAAGGATAAGAAAAGTACAAAATAA
- a CDS encoding DUF5317 family protein, with protein sequence MFLEALLIGIIIGIVKKGRLSNLSYVRFRGWILIIFALFINILLIFQSKIPIINGYEHYLYTFGLVLIMAVLAMNLNKKGMWIILLGVFMNFVTVVVNGFKMPIYFEGLKVAGLNNMLYMIKSGYIANYIDLHEAVGWTKYISKFIVLPKPYPLAKVMSIGDLIMSLGIIRFLYGEMTRLNLSMRNRMINLGYKIKL encoded by the coding sequence ATGTTTTTAGAAGCCCTATTAATTGGAATAATTATAGGTATTGTAAAAAAAGGAAGATTGTCAAATTTATCATATGTTAGATTTAGAGGTTGGATATTAATTATTTTTGCACTTTTTATAAATATTTTGCTTATTTTTCAAAGCAAAATTCCAATAATAAATGGATACGAACATTATTTATATACATTTGGATTAGTATTGATAATGGCTGTTTTGGCTATGAATTTAAATAAAAAGGGAATGTGGATTATTTTGTTAGGCGTATTTATGAATTTTGTTACTGTAGTTGTTAATGGATTTAAAATGCCTATTTATTTTGAAGGGCTTAAAGTTGCAGGGTTGAATAATATGCTGTATATGATAAAATCAGGATATATAGCAAACTATATAGATTTGCATGAAGCAGTGGGATGGACAAAATATATCAGTAAATTTATAGTACTTCCAAAGCCATATCCTTTGGCTAAAGTTATGAGTATAGGAGATTTAATTATGTCATTAGGAATAATAAGATTTTTATACGGTGAGATGACTAGATTAAACTTGAGTATGAGAAATAGAATGATTAATTTAGGATATAAGATTAAATTATAA
- a CDS encoding methyl-accepting chemotaxis protein codes for MIKTENLKKGTNQNKKEKKTGKLKNSKFNKKIGLQISSIIVIILLISISSIGVINYFKDKSNIVERAKHDNYTMAMALSSQVDMYVRSTADILKTVVNSIDFQSMDETMKTITLSKIISKNRQIKNLCMTDREGNVLATTYSLRDRGKNYKDKAWFKEAIKGKIYVSNAFIDKTTNTPIITIAHPIENRVGSEIGVISADLKLDQLYYLVKDIKIGKTGLAYIVDGEGIIIAHKQFNTKVMTRYDAKKIKGVANLLNKGNGSDIYLNTEGKKVVGGYYRAPFTNWGVIVEKDYDEVLLETKKAFKRTILISLVFILFGIVLSPFFTKKFTKPILNMTEVANKLKEGDLTQRVRVDCKNELGILQSALNEMSERFTLLIKNINKTVDDLNTSSMQLEESTVMSSKASIQISNIIEEVAKNTEKQIESVTDAEATIEEMAASLKNAADNSMEILKASNHASNLAEVGAKDINDIVETMESIKKVVLDSSKLIGNLNNHIKEIGNIVGFIKEISEQTNLLALNASIEAARAGEHGKGFTVVANEVKKLADESSRASKNIEELINKIQNESKKIIISMEGSIERVKTGTEVISNTTKSFKEIISETQSVAKEIEDFAATMEQLSSGMDVVEDAVQQVVDLSQTTASGTQEVLSNVQEQEAAIHNIVELVCTLGDMSAQLQNIVKKFKM; via the coding sequence TTGATTAAGACAGAGAATTTAAAAAAAGGTACTAATCAAAACAAAAAAGAGAAGAAAACTGGAAAATTAAAAAATAGTAAATTTAATAAAAAGATAGGACTTCAGATTTCTTCTATTATTGTAATTATATTACTTATTTCCATTTCTTCAATAGGTGTTATAAATTATTTTAAAGATAAAAGTAACATTGTGGAAAGAGCAAAGCATGATAATTATACTATGGCAATGGCTTTATCTTCACAAGTGGATATGTATGTTAGAAGTACGGCTGATATATTAAAAACAGTAGTTAATTCTATTGATTTTCAAAGTATGGATGAAACAATGAAGACGATTACTTTATCAAAAATTATATCTAAAAATAGACAGATAAAAAACTTATGCATGACTGATAGAGAAGGAAATGTATTAGCTACAACTTATAGTTTAAGGGATAGGGGAAAAAATTATAAAGATAAAGCTTGGTTTAAAGAAGCTATAAAGGGAAAAATTTATGTTTCAAATGCTTTTATAGATAAAACGACTAATACGCCGATTATAACTATTGCACATCCTATAGAAAATAGAGTTGGAAGTGAAATAGGTGTAATATCAGCAGATTTAAAATTGGATCAACTTTATTATTTAGTGAAAGATATAAAAATTGGAAAAACTGGTTTAGCATATATAGTTGATGGTGAAGGAATAATAATAGCTCATAAGCAATTTAATACAAAGGTTATGACTAGATATGATGCAAAAAAGATAAAAGGTGTTGCAAATCTTTTAAATAAGGGAAACGGAAGCGATATTTATTTAAATACTGAAGGAAAAAAAGTAGTTGGAGGATATTATAGGGCTCCTTTTACAAATTGGGGTGTTATTGTAGAAAAAGATTATGATGAAGTGCTTTTAGAAACTAAAAAGGCATTTAAGAGAACGATTTTAATTTCTTTGGTTTTCATATTGTTTGGAATAGTGCTCAGTCCATTTTTTACTAAAAAATTTACAAAACCCATTTTGAATATGACAGAAGTAGCAAATAAATTAAAAGAAGGAGATTTGACGCAGAGAGTTAGGGTTGATTGTAAAAATGAATTAGGTATACTTCAATCAGCTTTGAATGAAATGAGTGAACGCTTTACTTTGCTTATAAAAAATATAAATAAAACAGTAGATGATTTAAATACTTCTTCAATGCAGTTAGAAGAAAGTACTGTAATGTCTTCAAAAGCTTCAATTCAAATATCAAATATAATTGAAGAAGTAGCTAAAAATACGGAAAAACAAATAGAAAGTGTTACAGATGCTGAGGCAACTATTGAGGAAATGGCAGCAAGTCTTAAAAATGCGGCAGACAATTCTATGGAAATTTTAAAGGCATCAAATCATGCTTCAAATTTAGCAGAAGTAGGAGCTAAAGATATAAATGATATAGTAGAAACTATGGAATCGATAAAGAAAGTAGTTTTAGATTCAAGCAAATTGATTGGAAACTTGAATAATCATATAAAAGAAATAGGAAATATAGTAGGATTTATTAAGGAAATATCTGAACAAACTAATTTACTTGCTTTAAATGCTTCTATTGAAGCAGCTAGAGCTGGTGAACATGGCAAGGGCTTTACAGTTGTTGCAAATGAAGTTAAAAAGCTTGCTGATGAATCTTCACGTGCTTCAAAAAATATTGAAGAGCTTATAAATAAAATTCAAAATGAAAGTAAAAAGATTATTATTTCAATGGAAGGAAGCATAGAAAGAGTAAAAACAGGAACAGAAGTTATAAGCAATACTACAAAATCTTTTAAAGAAATTATAAGTGAAACACAAAGTGTTGCTAAAGAAATAGAAGATTTTGCAGCAACTATGGAACAACTTTCATCTGGAATGGATGTAGTTGAAGATGCTGTTCAGCAAGTAGTAGATTTATCTCAGACTACAGCTTCAGGAACTCAAGAAGTTTTATCTAATGTTCAAGAACAGGAAGCTGCTATACATAATATTGTAGAATTAGTCTGTACACTAGGTGATATGTCTGCACAACTTCAAAATATAGTTAAGAAGTTTAAAATGTAG
- a CDS encoding Tex family protein, translating to MELVIKQLMNEFKLKEFQVKNTIKLIDDGNTIPFIARYRKEQTGNLSDVILRDFFDRLTYLRNLKKRKEEVIKSIASQEKLTDELKEKILSASTITEVEDLYRPFRPKRRTRATIAMEKGLEPLAKILLEQNIFEGSIEKIAKEYVNKQKEVNSIDEALQGAMDIIAEIISDDAENRKMIRNIVYSRGLLVSSAIDEEAESVYDMYYKYSEEIKKIPSHRILAINRGEKEKVLRVKIEAPHEEIVSKLKKKIMLQDSITRKYVEMAVEDSYKRLIFPSIEREIRNMLTEKAQEQAIKVFALNLKSLLLQSPVKGKVVMGFDPAYRTGCKIAIVDETGKLLDTTTVYPTPPQNEVDKSKEILKDMIEKYKVDIIAIGNGTASRESEVFVADMIKEIDREVYYTIISEAGASVYSASKLANEEYPDINVSLRGAISIARRLQDPLAEFVKIDPKHIGVGQYQHDVNQKRLSEVLTGVVEDVVNSVGVDLNTASVSLLSYVAGISKSIAKNIVKYRDENGKFKNRSELLKVSRLGPATFEQAAGFLRIIDGENVLDSTAVHPESYEETEKMLNKMGYSLEDIKNGNLKELKEKIEEYGIEKLSEQLNIGILTLKDIIEELLKPGRDPRDEMPKPIFRSDVLKIEDLKPDMILTGTVSNVTDFGAFVDIGIKNDGLVHISEMSERFVKNPMDIVSVGDIIKVRVLNIDVKKGRVSLSMKKA from the coding sequence ATGGAATTAGTGATAAAACAATTAATGAATGAATTTAAACTTAAAGAATTTCAAGTAAAAAATACTATAAAGCTTATAGATGACGGTAATACGATACCATTTATTGCTCGTTATAGAAAAGAGCAGACGGGAAATCTCAGTGATGTTATTTTAAGGGATTTTTTTGATAGGCTTACATATCTTAGAAACCTTAAAAAGAGAAAAGAAGAGGTTATAAAGTCTATAGCTTCTCAAGAAAAACTTACAGATGAATTAAAAGAAAAGATATTATCAGCATCTACTATTACGGAAGTAGAAGATTTATATAGACCATTTAGACCTAAGAGAAGGACTAGAGCTACTATAGCTATGGAAAAGGGATTAGAACCTTTAGCAAAAATTTTGCTTGAGCAGAATATATTTGAGGGCAGTATTGAAAAAATAGCTAAAGAGTATGTAAATAAGCAAAAAGAAGTAAATTCCATAGATGAAGCTTTGCAGGGAGCTATGGATATTATAGCAGAGATCATATCAGATGATGCAGAGAATAGAAAAATGATAAGAAATATCGTATATTCTAGAGGACTGCTTGTATCTAGTGCAATAGATGAAGAAGCTGAATCAGTTTATGATATGTACTATAAATACAGTGAAGAAATAAAGAAGATACCTTCTCATAGAATACTTGCAATAAATAGAGGAGAAAAAGAAAAGGTACTCAGAGTAAAAATTGAAGCACCTCATGAAGAAATCGTTTCAAAATTAAAGAAAAAAATAATGTTACAAGATAGTATTACTAGAAAATATGTTGAAATGGCTGTTGAAGATAGTTATAAAAGGCTTATATTTCCATCTATTGAAAGAGAAATTAGAAATATGCTTACTGAAAAGGCACAAGAGCAGGCTATTAAAGTATTTGCACTTAATCTCAAAAGTTTATTGCTTCAGTCTCCTGTAAAAGGAAAAGTAGTTATGGGATTTGACCCTGCTTATAGAACAGGATGTAAAATAGCCATAGTAGATGAAACAGGAAAGCTTTTGGATACAACTACAGTTTATCCTACACCTCCACAAAATGAAGTAGATAAGTCTAAAGAGATTTTGAAAGATATGATAGAGAAATATAAGGTAGATATAATTGCTATAGGAAATGGTACTGCTTCAAGGGAATCTGAAGTATTTGTGGCAGATATGATAAAAGAAATAGATAGAGAAGTTTACTATACAATTATAAGCGAAGCAGGAGCATCTGTTTATTCAGCTTCAAAATTGGCTAATGAAGAATATCCGGATATAAATGTATCTCTTAGAGGTGCTATTTCTATTGCAAGAAGACTTCAAGACCCATTAGCTGAATTTGTAAAGATTGACCCTAAACATATAGGAGTAGGGCAGTATCAGCATGATGTAAATCAAAAAAGACTTAGTGAAGTACTTACTGGAGTAGTTGAAGATGTTGTTAATAGTGTAGGTGTAGACCTTAATACTGCTTCGGTTTCATTACTTTCATATGTTGCTGGTATTTCAAAATCTATTGCTAAAAATATAGTAAAATACAGAGATGAAAATGGAAAATTTAAAAATAGAAGTGAGCTTTTAAAAGTTTCAAGACTTGGACCGGCAACTTTTGAACAAGCAGCGGGTTTTTTGAGAATAATTGATGGTGAAAATGTATTGGACAGTACAGCAGTACATCCAGAATCTTATGAAGAAACAGAGAAAATGCTTAATAAAATGGGATATAGCTTAGAAGATATTAAAAATGGCAATCTTAAAGAGCTTAAAGAGAAAATTGAAGAATACGGAATAGAAAAATTAAGTGAGCAGCTTAATATAGGCATTTTAACACTTAAAGATATTATTGAAGAACTTTTAAAACCGGGAAGAGACCCTAGAGATGAAATGCCAAAACCTATTTTTAGAAGTGATGTTTTAAAGATAGAAGATTTAAAACCAGATATGATTTTAACTGGTACAGTAAGTAATGTAACGGATTTTGGAGCATTTGTGGATATAGGAATAAAAAATGATGGGTTAGTTCATATTTCAGAAATGAGTGAAAGATTTGTAAAAAATCCTATGGATATTGTTTCAGTTGGAGATATTATTAAAGTAAGGGTGCTTAATATAGATGTAAAGAAGGGCAGAGTTTCGCTTAGTATGAAAAAAGCGTAA
- the hpf gene encoding ribosome hibernation-promoting factor, HPF/YfiA family: protein MRVKVSGRNLEVTDALKESVISKLERFGKYFKEDVEAQVTLSVEKNRQIVEITIPINGTILRAEESTDDMYASIDKTIDKLYRQMEKHKTKLEKRYHGHDTIRFENIPNVVNEEEDKYKIVKTKRFAIKPMDPEEAVLQMDLLGHNFFVFTNAETDEVNVVYKRKDGNYGLIEPYF from the coding sequence ATGAGAGTTAAAGTAAGTGGAAGAAATTTAGAGGTAACAGATGCTTTAAAGGAAAGTGTCATTTCTAAATTAGAGAGGTTTGGTAAATATTTTAAGGAAGATGTTGAGGCTCAGGTTACTTTGAGTGTAGAAAAGAATAGACAAATTGTAGAGATTACTATTCCTATAAATGGTACTATATTGAGAGCTGAAGAATCTACAGATGATATGTATGCTTCAATAGATAAGACTATTGATAAATTATATAGGCAGATGGAAAAGCATAAAACTAAGCTTGAAAAGAGATATCATGGACATGATACAATCAGGTTTGAAAATATTCCAAATGTAGTTAATGAGGAAGAGGATAAGTATAAGATAGTAAAGACCAAAAGATTTGCTATAAAGCCAATGGACCCTGAAGAAGCAGTTTTACAGATGGATTTGTTAGGCCATAATTTCTTCGTATTTACAAATGCTGAAACAGATGAGGTAAATGTAGTATATAAAAGAAAGGATGGAAATTACGGTTTGATAGAACCATATTTTTAG
- a CDS encoding MFS transporter, with translation MSNLDEQRVKKLMSYRWAVWGVLVLAYVIVFFHRLAVGVVKDELINDFNITGTTFANLGSTYFYAYMLMQIPSGMLADSLGARKTVTIGTLVAGIGSIVFGYAPSIFWAFFGRLLVGLGVSVVFISILKIQSKWFKESEFGTMSGITSFVGNLGGILAQTPLAIMVGILTWRTSFAVIGAVSIVIAVLCYLIARNTPEEMGLPSIAEIEGREVKKSSSQGSGLVKGLIKVISNPRTWPGFFVFAGFFGAFVSLTGTWGRSYIVDVYGISKVSAANYMVAAVLGLAIGSIVIGIFSDRIKKRKLPMIMFGAVYVISWAVLVFVNGGKPPVSILPILLFLLGFTCPAFVLGWACAKEINPPEIAGISTSVVNIGGFFGAAILPPMLGKVFDKFGGVLPPVELYQRAFMYAFISAVVGFVFIFLVKETNCRNIYEDK, from the coding sequence ATGTCAAACTTAGATGAGCAGAGAGTAAAAAAATTGATGTCGTACCGTTGGGCAGTATGGGGAGTGCTTGTACTAGCATATGTAATAGTATTTTTCCATAGATTAGCTGTAGGTGTTGTTAAAGATGAATTAATAAATGATTTTAACATAACAGGGACTACATTTGCCAACTTGGGTTCAACTTACTTTTATGCATATATGCTAATGCAGATTCCTTCAGGTATGTTGGCAGATTCTTTGGGTGCACGTAAAACGGTTACTATAGGTACATTGGTAGCAGGTATAGGTTCTATAGTATTTGGATATGCACCGAGTATATTTTGGGCTTTTTTTGGAAGATTATTAGTAGGTTTGGGTGTGTCAGTAGTATTTATATCTATTTTAAAAATACAGTCTAAGTGGTTTAAGGAAAGTGAATTTGGTACTATGTCGGGGATAACTTCTTTCGTTGGAAATCTAGGAGGTATACTTGCTCAAACTCCTTTAGCTATAATGGTTGGTATTTTAACTTGGAGGACATCATTTGCAGTTATAGGTGCAGTATCGATTGTTATTGCGGTGTTGTGTTATTTAATAGCTAGAAATACACCTGAAGAAATGGGACTGCCGTCAATTGCAGAAATAGAGGGCAGAGAAGTAAAAAAATCTTCAAGTCAAGGAAGTGGACTTGTAAAGGGATTAATAAAAGTTATATCAAATCCAAGAACTTGGCCTGGCTTTTTTGTATTTGCAGGATTTTTTGGAGCTTTTGTTTCTCTTACGGGTACATGGGGGCGTTCTTATATAGTAGATGTTTACGGTATATCTAAGGTTTCGGCTGCAAACTATATGGTGGCAGCAGTACTTGGATTGGCTATAGGAAGTATAGTTATAGGTATTTTTTCAGATAGAATAAAAAAGAGAAAACTTCCGATGATTATGTTTGGTGCAGTTTATGTTATATCGTGGGCTGTTTTAGTATTTGTAAATGGAGGTAAACCACCTGTATCTATTTTACCGATTTTGTTATTTTTATTGGGATTTACATGTCCAGCATTCGTATTAGGATGGGCATGTGCAAAGGAAATAAATCCACCGGAAATAGCAGGTATTTCAACTTCTGTAGTAAATATAGGCGGATTCTTTGGAGCTGCCATATTGCCTCCAATGTTAGGCAAAGTATTTGATAAGTTTGGAGGAGTATTGCCTCCAGTAGAGCTTTATCAAAGGGCGTTTATGTATGCATTTATATCTGCTGTTGTAGGATTTGTATTTATTTTTTTAGTTAAGGAAACTAACTGTAGAAATATATATGAAGATAAATAA